In Procambarus clarkii isolate CNS0578487 chromosome 5, FALCON_Pclarkii_2.0, whole genome shotgun sequence, the following are encoded in one genomic region:
- the LOC123764763 gene encoding uncharacterized protein codes for MNVEVDPIILNHSPEPVQSAWEDDLSIKNEDEAQIQNHNQQQQQHHQQQQHQQQQQQQQHQQEEQHQQQQHQQEEQHQQQKKQPQPIDGTGRTLFTMGTIPLGITTSAPPRNSYRPIAPAPPPQSQPTAPINNSVLAGVQQLSMSRNLAFDMPLGTPPSMSSTASPTGMQPGIATSPLEWHETETSPPGTVGGSVWPSSIRTSQKRKLDMVLDFDKQLVSSQLITAKLEEEKSRLQLKNLE; via the exons ATGAATGTGGAAGTGGATCCCATCATCCTGAACCATTCTCCAGAGCCTGTACAGAGTGCGTGGGAAGACGACCTCAGCATTAAGAATG AAGATGAAGCACAAATTCAAAACCAtaatcagcagcaacagcaacaccaccaacagcaacagcaccaacaacagcagcagcagcagcagcaccaacaagaagaacagcatcagcagcagcagcaccaacaagaaGAACAGCATCAGCAACAAAAAAAACAGCCACAGCCCATAGATGGAACTGGGAGAACGTTATTCACCATGGGGACAATACCCCTTGGCATCACGACAAGCGCACCTCCCCGAAACAGCTACCGACCCATTGCTCCTGCTCCGCCTCCGCAGTCACAGCCAACGGCACCCATAAATAACTCGGTGTTGGCAGGCGTTCAGCAGTTATCCATGAGCAGGAACTTGGCATTTGACATGCCGCTTGGAACACCTCCCTCTATGTCAAGTACAGCGTCACCCACTGGAATGCAACCCGGCATTGCCACAAGCCCGCTGGAGTGGCATGAAACCGAGACCAGCCCACCCGGCACTGTTGGTGGATCAGTGTGGCCGTCATCTATACGAACTTCACAGAAAAGAAAACTAGACATGGTTCTTGACTTTGACAAACAGTTAGTGTCGAGCCAGTTAATCACGGCTAAGCTAGAGGAAGAAAAAAGTAGACTGCAGTTAAAAAATCTTGAATGA